From one Armatimonadota bacterium genomic stretch:
- a CDS encoding amino acid ABC transporter substrate-binding protein, which produces MKPVRWWAICWFVGVLALVTVGAAGLVAAQQSAEYKVGVVTSLSGELAFGGNVTKRGYDLWADTLNKAGGILIGGKRYKVRLIYADDQSTPATAAVAGERLITQEKVDFILGPYASGTTLALAPITEKYRVPHITGSAESPLIWKGKFKYTFGTIPTVTIIAQASIQTLAQDVTPKPQTLAILGIDDAFSKFAAEAFRTAAQRFGIKVLRFDIVPEGSDYTPAVSAAKALNPDIFAMGSHEKAAIEMIKAAKELKFNPKAFVQHYGMTTPDFRKGLGKDAEYVFGTSVWTPNLNYQAKILFKTPREYAAAFKARFGSDPDYTEAASTAAGIAFQEALRAINAAPPLTQAQKDALIGALERLDLMTFYGPIRFATSGDYYHDNAGLQPIALQYQGGVTVEVGPGKLRLKAPKYPTPPWDKR; this is translated from the coding sequence ATGAAGCCGGTGCGTTGGTGGGCTATCTGCTGGTTTGTCGGTGTCCTGGCTCTGGTGACGGTCGGAGCCGCCGGACTGGTGGCGGCGCAGCAATCGGCCGAGTACAAGGTGGGTGTCGTCACCTCCCTGTCCGGCGAGCTGGCCTTCGGGGGCAACGTGACCAAGCGCGGCTACGACCTGTGGGCGGACACCCTGAACAAGGCCGGCGGCATCCTGATCGGGGGCAAGCGCTACAAGGTCAGGCTGATCTACGCCGACGACCAGAGCACGCCGGCCACCGCCGCCGTGGCCGGAGAGCGGCTGATCACCCAGGAGAAGGTGGACTTCATCCTGGGCCCTTACGCCAGCGGCACAACCCTGGCCCTGGCACCCATCACCGAGAAGTACCGCGTCCCCCACATCACCGGGTCGGCAGAGTCCCCGCTCATCTGGAAGGGAAAGTTCAAGTACACCTTCGGGACCATCCCCACGGTGACCATCATCGCCCAGGCATCCATCCAGACCCTGGCGCAGGACGTGACGCCCAAGCCGCAGACCCTGGCCATCCTGGGGATCGACGACGCCTTCTCCAAGTTCGCCGCCGAGGCGTTCCGCACCGCCGCCCAGAGGTTTGGCATCAAGGTGCTGCGCTTCGACATCGTGCCGGAGGGTAGCGACTACACGCCGGCGGTGAGTGCGGCCAAGGCGCTGAACCCGGACATCTTCGCCATGGGCTCCCACGAGAAGGCGGCCATTGAAATGATCAAGGCGGCCAAGGAGCTGAAGTTCAACCCCAAGGCCTTCGTGCAGCACTACGGGATGACCACCCCCGACTTCCGCAAGGGGCTGGGCAAGGACGCCGAGTATGTCTTCGGCACCTCGGTGTGGACCCCCAACCTGAACTACCAGGCGAAGATCCTCTTTAAGACACCGCGGGAGTACGCCGCTGCGTTCAAGGCCCGCTTCGGCAGCGATCCGGACTACACCGAGGCGGCCTCCACCGCAGCAGGCATCGCCTTCCAGGAGGCGCTGCGGGCCATCAACGCTGCGCCGCCGCTGACGCAGGCGCAGAAGGACGCGCTGATCGGCGCCCTGGAGCGGCTGGACCTGATGACCTTCTACGGGCCGATCAGGTTCGCCACCTCGGGGGACTACTACCACGACAACGCGGGGCTGCAGCCCATCGCCCTGCAGTACCAGGGCGGGGTGACCGTGGAGGTCGGCCCGGGCAAGCTGCGCCTGAAGGCCCCCAAGTACCCCACGCCCCCCTGGGACAAGCGCTAA